TTCTACTCGCTTTCCTTGTTTTGGGTCATTTGCTGTAATTCGTATAGTCTGTTAAGGGCATCCAGGGGGCTAAGGGCATTGACATCTAACTTTTTTAAGGCTTCGACCACAGGATTCGGTCCGCCAAACAGAGTTAGCTGCATGGGATTCATCGAGGGTCCAATGTCATCCGGGGAGAAGAGACCGCCGGGTGCTGCGCCCTGAGATTCCAGGTCTTCGAGGATTTCCTCGGCCCGGTGAATGATTGGACGAGGAATCCCTGCTAATTGGGCAACATGGATGCCGTAGGAACGATCGGTCGCGCCTGGCTCGATCCGATGCAGAAAGATGACCCCCTCTCCTTCTTCAGCCACCGCGACGTTGTAATTCACTACATGAGGCAGCCGCTCAGCCAGGGCAGTCAACTCGTGGTAGTGGGTGGCAAAGAGGGTCTTGGCTCGCAGCCGCGGGTGGTTGTGAATATATTCGACCACTGCCCAGGCGATGGAAAGACCATCGAAGGTGCTGGTGCCACGCCCCAGTTCGTCGAAGATGATCAGGCTGCGGTCTGTGGCATGATTGAGGATATTGGCGGCTTCGACCATCTCGACCATGAAGGTGCTCTGGCCGGCATGAATCTCGTCCTGCGCTCCAATCCTGGTGAAAATCCTGTCTACCAGGCCAATATGGGCGCTGTCGGCCGGTACGAAGGAGCCAATCTGGGCCATGAGTGCGATCAGCGCCACTTGCCGCAGGTAGGTGCTCTTTCCAGACATATTGGGCCCGGTAAGGATCATGATGCACTGTTCTTCGGAAAGTTGCAGGTCGTTGGGTTGGAAGGGTTCATCCCGTTGGGTGATTTCGACGACCGGATGCCTTGCCCCAATGATGTCCAACCGGTGATCATCGGAAAGTTGGGGTCGAACATAACGGTTATTGGCAGCAACTTCCGCAAGGCTGGTGAACAGGTCCAGTTCGGCCAGACTGTGAGCGGTCTCCAACAGGCGGCTTGCAGCGGCCGCGACTTGAGCGACCACCTGGCGGTAGAGTTCTCCCTCCAACTCTGCCTGGCGTTCTTCCGCGTTCAGAATGAGATTCTCATACTCCTTCAGTTCCGGCGTGATGTACCGCTCGGCGTTGACCAGAGTCTGTTTGCGGATGTATTCCTCGGGCACCAGGGCGCTGTTGGCCCTGGTCACCTCGATGTAATAACCAAACACTTTATTGAAACCGACTTTGAGCGACTTGATTCCCGTGCGCTCTTTTTCGCTTCGCTCGAGGCTGGCCACCCAGTCCTTCGCGTCGCGGGCCGCAACGGTGATGCCATCCAGTTCAGCGGAATAGCCGGGGCGAATTACACCACCGGAGCTCACGGCAGCCGGCGGTTCTTCGGCAATTGCCTTTTCAAGCAGGTCCAGGACATCGGAGCACAGCAGCTGGGATAAGCCGTTCTGCTGGTTGTCTCTGGAGATCTCGAGAATCTCCGGCAGCAAGGTCAGGGTCTGACGGATTCCCACCAGGTCCTGGGGGCGAGCCGTGTTCTGAGCCGCGCGCCCGGTCCACCGCTCCAGATCGCCGACCTGGCGAAGCAGATCGCGCAGTTCAGCGCGCGCAACCAGGTTGTCGTGCCAGGCCTGCACACTGTCCAGGCGAGCGTCGAGCGCCGCCCGATTCAGTAGCGGCTGGTTGAGCCATTGTCGTAACAGCCGGCTGCCCATGGGCGTTCGCGTCGCATCCAATACGCCCAGCAGGGAACCCTTTTTACTGGCGCCGCGAATCGTCTGGACCAGTTCCAGGTTGCGGCGGGTAGCTTCGTCGAGAAGCATAAACTCGCCCGTGCTGTAGGTTCGAAGCCGGCTCAGGTGGGGCAGGGAATCTCGCTGGGTCTGTCGCAGATACTGAACCAGGGCGCCGGCTGCGATCGTGGCCGCCGGCAGCGACTGGCAGCCAAAAGCTGAGAGAGATTCCACCTCAAACAGATCAAAAAGCGTCTGGCGGGCGCTCTCCTGCTCGAATTGCCAGTCCGGCAACGGTGTCAAAATGAACCCCGGTTCCTCGCCGTTGATTTGTTGGCCGAACAACCCTCCGCTTGGTGACAACAGGGAGTCCTTCAGGCTATCCGGGATCAGAAGCTCGGCCGGCTTCAATCGGGCCAATTCCTCGCCCACCAAATGGCCCAGTTCGCTTCCTTCGAGCTGTGTGGTTGCGAATTCACCTGTCGTGATATCGGTGTAGGCGAATCCCGCGGTGCCCGCTGAAGGATCCACAGTCAGGGCGCCCAGGTAGTTGTTCTTATCCTCGTCGAGCATGTGGGGCTCAACAATAGTGCCCGCGGTAATGACGCGTCGGACCCGCCGGTCGACCAGCTTTTGGCCCGGAGGGGGTTTGTTGCCTATCTGTTCGGCGATGGCGACCTTGTAGCCAGCCCCAATCAATCTGGCGATGTGAGGTTCTACGCTATGAAAGGGCACTCCTGCCAGCGGTACCCGCTGGTTTTTCCCTATCGGGCGCGAGGTCAGAACAACATCACAGACTTGGGCGACAATCTCCGCGTCGTGGTCAAAGGTCTCGTAGAAATCGCCGAGCCGAAAGAAGAGAATGGTATCGGGATACTGTTGTTTGATCGCCAGATACTGGCGACGCATGGGTGTTGGCATGGCGGGTGTCAAGCCGTTTGATAGATGGTCTCAAGCATTTCCAGCCAGCCAGTATCGGCGAAATCCAGCTCTTTGTAGGCTGGAGAGGGTTGCACGTTGTAGGGCGCGTGACTGGCCGGAAGATAGATGGAAAGCCCGGTCGCCCTGGGCGCAGCGTACTTGCCGGTCGCGACATTGCTGACTACCGGGCCCCGGCTGGAGGCAATCCAATCGCGCAGGACCGTGCTGGTTGCGAGCAATCTCAGGTCCATGCCACCGTTTTCGAGATAGTGACGTCGTAGCAGGGTCACGAAATGATGCAAATCCACGTAGTCTGGATCCTCGAAAATACCCCGGGCTGTGTCGGCTGCCGACTGGTATGCCCGCCGAAAAGCACTCTCGTCCGGATAGATTTCTGTGATGGCCCGCGCCAGATTTCCGACCCGGTGAGCTGTTGTCTTCATGGTCGTCAGATCCACCGCGGACTGCGTAATCGGCCGGCTCTGGTAGGCCTTGCCATATTCCTCTACAATCAGTATCCCCAGTTGCCGGGGTGAGATCTCCGGGTCGCCATTCAGTTTCTCAAGTATCCCGGTGTAGGGCCAGCCATTGAGGGGTTCCAACTCCTGGGAAGCGATCGCAACAGCTGCAAAATCCCGCACCTGGTGGAAGACTTCAATCATAGCCATCAGACAGGCGTCCATACCGATTGCGCTCAGCTGGCGCTGTGGTTCCTGCTCATGGTCGGACATCACAGCTTCCAGCCGTGTCGGATCAGCAAAAATCGCCGCTGCGTCATCTTCACTTTCGGCAATCTCGGCAACGCGCAGCGCCTGGCTCAACTCCACGTTGGTCAAAAAATCAAGGGAGGTATCGTCATAGAGGATTCCCCGCAGGAGGTCATCGTCGATATCCTGCCCCAATTTCCGGGCCCAGTCCGCTGTTGCCGAAAAAAAGGCCACGTTTTTGCTTCGCGGTTTGAGATTGAGAGCCGCGGCATGGGAGCCAGAACGGACCGTTTGATAGACATCGTTGTCCTTCCAGCCGATGCCGTGATTCCAAAGGATCAAGAGTGTATGGCGGGCCGGGCAGCGCGCCATGCCCCAGATCACGAACCTGGCAAGTTCGCAGGGATCACCGGTATTGATCTCCGGGATGACTTCAACGACGTCATCCCAGGTATTGTTGCCTTGTCGGATTTCAAGGCGGTAGGAGCCCTGTTGGATGTCCGGGTCTTCGCCCAGGGTGTCGAACTGGGCCAAAACCGCCACGCGATCTGTCGACCCAACCTCCTGTATCTCGGCGATATCCCGATGGCCGGCGGTGGTCATCTCCGCCATCAGGGCATAGGCACCGAGATCTGTTTCAAATATCTTGCCATTATCCCCGCCCATGTAGAGCAGGATCGTCCAATCTCTTTTGCTGGTCACAGGAGCGCTCTCCTTTCGCTGTTTGGGCACAAAGAAGGTCAGGAGTGTCCGGTTGGCTTCAGAATGAAATAATCTTCGAAAGGTTCTGTGAAGCCGGCGGGATAGTACTCACCACTGGCGCGGTTCATTTGGTAAACCCCTTGATAATCATCCCGCGCGATGCACTGAAGGGCTTTCACCAGGCGATCGACATCGTCCGTATTGTTGTAGCAGCCGAAGCTGGCGCGTATCATGCCAGGCATATTCGACTTGTCGCCCCCCAACAGTTGATCGCGCCAGGTGCCAGCGGTTTCCATGTCGAGCTGAAGGAGATGGACCACGTAGGGATGGGCGCAGAAACAGCCGCTGCGTACGCCGATTCCACCCTCGTAGCCGAGAATCGACGCGACCAGAAAGTGGGATTTTTCCTCCAGGTTGAAGGGGATCACCCCGACTTTCTCGTGCAAGCGGTCCGGGTCGGTCTCGCCGTAGATCTTCAGGCCGGGTATCTCGAGCATGCGTTGGGTGGCGTAGGTCAGCAGTTCCTGTTCGTGGGCAGCGATGGCATCCATACCGGTTCGCATCAAGACCTGAGCGGCAGCAGCCATGGCAACCGCTCCCACCACGTTGGGACTGCCTGCCTCATCCCGATCCGGCATGCCGGCCCAGCGGACCTCCTCCAGAGTTACGATGTCGACAGTGCCGCCACCGGGATATTCGGGGCTACCCTGAAGGAAAATCTCTTTGGGTCCAATCAGGGCGCCGGTGCCGAAGGGCGCATACATCTTGTGGGCTGAGATGGTAACAAAGTCCAGGTGTTCCGGATCGTCGTCGGGCTTCATGTCCACCTGGCGATGGGGCGCCCACTGAGCCGCGTCTACCAGGATTCTTGCGCCCACCTGGTGAGCTTTTCTTGCCAGGCGGTGTACAGGCTGGATGAATCCGCTGACGTTGGAGGCTCCTGCTACGGCAACCAGGGCAATACGATCTTCGTACCGGGCAAGTTTGGCATCGAAATCCTCTTCATCCAGGCGCCCCTCGGGCGTCAGCCCCACGTGCACGACGTTGGCCCGGGCGCGCCAGGGCAGGTCGTTGGAGTGATGTTCCATCTGTGTGGTGAGGACAACGGCATCCGACTTCATAGGATAGCGGAAGGAGAGTTTGTTGATAGCCTCGGTGGTGTTCTTGCCGAAGATCACCGTATTGCTCACCGGGTTCGCCCCTACAAATTCGGCGATGATTCCGTGGGCTTGTTCGTAGGCAACCGTGCTGAGACGAGACTTGAATCCGGTGCCGCGATGGACGCTGGAATAGTAGGGAATGAAGCGCTCGAGTGCGTCCATTACGTCGAGCAATGCCGGGGTGCTGGCCGCGTTGTCCAGGAACACATAGTCTGCCTGGGTGCCGTCAAGCAACGGCACCTGTTGATCCACACCGACAATACGGTGTCGCAGGTCAGCGGTGGTGGGTGAGGTGGT
Above is a genomic segment from Chloroflexota bacterium containing:
- a CDS encoding clostripain-related cysteine peptidase encodes the protein MTSKRDWTILLYMGGDNGKIFETDLGAYALMAEMTTAGHRDIAEIQEVGSTDRVAVLAQFDTLGEDPDIQQGSYRLEIRQGNNTWDDVVEVIPEINTGDPCELARFVIWGMARCPARHTLLILWNHGIGWKDNDVYQTVRSGSHAAALNLKPRSKNVAFFSATADWARKLGQDIDDDLLRGILYDDTSLDFLTNVELSQALRVAEIAESEDDAAAIFADPTRLEAVMSDHEQEPQRQLSAIGMDACLMAMIEVFHQVRDFAAVAIASQELEPLNGWPYTGILEKLNGDPEISPRQLGILIVEEYGKAYQSRPITQSAVDLTTMKTTAHRVGNLARAITEIYPDESAFRRAYQSAADTARGIFEDPDYVDLHHFVTLLRRHYLENGGMDLRLLATSTVLRDWIASSRGPVVSNVATGKYAAPRATGLSIYLPASHAPYNVQPSPAYKELDFADTGWLEMLETIYQTA
- a CDS encoding aminotransferase class V-fold PLP-dependent enzyme translates to MTPTTSPTTADLRHRIVGVDQQVPLLDGTQADYVFLDNAASTPALLDVMDALERFIPYYSSVHRGTGFKSRLSTVAYEQAHGIIAEFVGANPVSNTVIFGKNTTEAINKLSFRYPMKSDAVVLTTQMEHHSNDLPWRARANVVHVGLTPEGRLDEEDFDAKLARYEDRIALVAVAGASNVSGFIQPVHRLARKAHQVGARILVDAAQWAPHRQVDMKPDDDPEHLDFVTISAHKMYAPFGTGALIGPKEIFLQGSPEYPGGGTVDIVTLEEVRWAGMPDRDEAGSPNVVGAVAMAAAAQVLMRTGMDAIAAHEQELLTYATQRMLEIPGLKIYGETDPDRLHEKVGVIPFNLEEKSHFLVASILGYEGGIGVRSGCFCAHPYVVHLLQLDMETAGTWRDQLLGGDKSNMPGMIRASFGCYNNTDDVDRLVKALQCIARDDYQGVYQMNRASGEYYPAGFTEPFEDYFILKPTGHS
- the mutS gene encoding DNA mismatch repair protein MutS, which encodes MPTPMRRQYLAIKQQYPDTILFFRLGDFYETFDHDAEIVAQVCDVVLTSRPIGKNQRVPLAGVPFHSVEPHIARLIGAGYKVAIAEQIGNKPPPGQKLVDRRVRRVITAGTIVEPHMLDEDKNNYLGALTVDPSAGTAGFAYTDITTGEFATTQLEGSELGHLVGEELARLKPAELLIPDSLKDSLLSPSGGLFGQQINGEEPGFILTPLPDWQFEQESARQTLFDLFEVESLSAFGCQSLPAATIAAGALVQYLRQTQRDSLPHLSRLRTYSTGEFMLLDEATRRNLELVQTIRGASKKGSLLGVLDATRTPMGSRLLRQWLNQPLLNRAALDARLDSVQAWHDNLVARAELRDLLRQVGDLERWTGRAAQNTARPQDLVGIRQTLTLLPEILEISRDNQQNGLSQLLCSDVLDLLEKAIAEEPPAAVSSGGVIRPGYSAELDGITVAARDAKDWVASLERSEKERTGIKSLKVGFNKVFGYYIEVTRANSALVPEEYIRKQTLVNAERYITPELKEYENLILNAEERQAELEGELYRQVVAQVAAAASRLLETAHSLAELDLFTSLAEVAANNRYVRPQLSDDHRLDIIGARHPVVEITQRDEPFQPNDLQLSEEQCIMILTGPNMSGKSTYLRQVALIALMAQIGSFVPADSAHIGLVDRIFTRIGAQDEIHAGQSTFMVEMVEAANILNHATDRSLIIFDELGRGTSTFDGLSIAWAVVEYIHNHPRLRAKTLFATHYHELTALAERLPHVVNYNVAVAEEGEGVIFLHRIEPGATDRSYGIHVAQLAGIPRPIIHRAEEILEDLESQGAAPGGLFSPDDIGPSMNPMQLTLFGGPNPVVEALKKLDVNALSPLDALNRLYELQQMTQNKESE